Part of the Archocentrus centrarchus isolate MPI-CPG fArcCen1 chromosome 4, fArcCen1, whole genome shotgun sequence genome is shown below.
AGTTTATGGTGGTTGCATTGGTTGTTGAATAATCTGGGAATCCCAGTAAAGATCGACATGATGGTACACCTCATCTTCGTCCCTGCATCAAATTGCAAATATCGAGCTCTGCTGGGAGCAACAACGGCGCCCATAAACTAGGCCTTATACCTGTGCGTGGTGTGCCTGTTCTGCTGTGCAATGCCACATCCAAAACACCAGGTGTAGGTGGAGCTTCTCACTCTGATCCATTCTCATCAGTTGATTTGAAAAAACGGCAGCAGAAGTAACCAGAAATGCACGCGAGGAAACAACAGTCCTGAACGGACCAATCAGACGCCGTGAGCAGTGGAACTGTGGATGCAACAGCATTTTTGGAGTTCTTGTGTGAAACCTGCCACCACTAGGGGGCGAAGTGATGCCATCAGTAAGGGTAGCATTGGGTCATCACCTGACAGCTCACAGTTTATGATGATGTCGCGGCACCGTTGGGAGTCTGACTCGATGATTTTTGGTTTATCATTTTATTAGAAAGGTTTTGGACAAGCTGAGTTTTTTTACAGAATTTGGATAAAACCTAAACAGTGCTGTCACAATGTTTTAGTTAGGCTGTTTGATGTTATGTAGCACTGCTCCACATGTTAACtgataagagagagagagctcagtTGGCATTACACAGAAACCTGTGTCGTCACCTGGGCCATTTGGACTAAATGTCTCCTTTCCATGACGTGTTCGGATGTTCTGAGTGTTAAGTAAATGGGGCGTGTGGAGGCTCGGGGCGCGTGGAGGCTCTTTGCACAGTAAAGGCTTTGGGGAAGCTGCACCGATGAGCTTGACTCACTCTCATTGTCTGAACTGTCACTGCTGCTGGAGGACCGGAGACGTTTCATCCTGTAACAtcctgcagaagaagaagagattAAAATATTGATCATTTAAAGGTTGTAGGAAATCAGAAGTTTGTGAACACAAAGAAGAAATTTGTACTCACTGTAAATTTCACAGTGAAAAGCATGCTAGTAGATTCTTCTGTTGGACATTAACTGCTGTATTTCATATCTGcaaatcagaaataaatcaaataaattacAAACTAACTTTTGCCttaaagattatttttacaTACTGATTAAAATTTATTGATGTACATCAATTTCATggtgtttgtctttttattgtatctttattttaactgtcgttcatttgttttaaatgctttATCATTACATATGACTGGTTTTactagtttttgttttctccatCTGTGAAGGAGTGAGCTGTCCCACAGACAGGTTTACTGAccgttcacacacacaccacaaagtGGCTCTTTAAAAAGATTTGGTCTAAAACATCTTAAATGTTATCTTTCCAGCAGCTTTTGTGAACAATTACATATTTCAGATATAAACTACCTCATATGGTATATTTTTATAGCATATTTGTGTCAATAAATGGGTAATTAAAGAGGTCAGAGCACCGTTTTTACAGGCAGGCTGTGCCTCACATTCCCCATGAGGACAGAAGGAGGAGCCACGAACCCAGCTCCTCGCctcagtaaaaaaacaaaaaaaaacctcacgcTCAGCTCGTGACGACTTACAGTGATTGAAGCGGTCACTAAATATAACTGCAGGTTCTTTCTGACAACTAAAAGCAGAGCAGAAACTTTTAAATCCTCAGTCTCCAAGTAAAGATGGCATTTTGAGTCCTAATTTGTGACTTTACACTCGacttttttccagcattttgaaCTCTCAAAGCTTCAGAAGTATACGAGATACACATAGGAAGTTCTCATTTCACAATCTAAACCCAAAATCTGGTTTTTGTTCAGCACAAACTGAGCAGCTGTAGCGTGATGCAGTCTGATGTCGTTGACGTGAAGCAGCAGAAACCAGCGTCGGTACCTGCATGTTTAATCGGTTTCTGATCATTCACTGGAGGAAACTTCACAAAGTGCATTATGGGTAAACCTTCAGGGATTATATCACCAAGCAGGACAGGTGGATTGCAAGCATCACAGTCTCCGTGGGCTAAAGACAAGAAGGTGAAGCACCAAAGCTGCAGATCCTCTGCTGACCAGCAGAGgcaccacagtgagtcagtcgcCATAGTCTCCCATGTTAaagctttccagcagaaatcaacatgtttacagcctgatacagaaactgctttaatCTGTAGCTAATTCCCCCCTTGATAAaagctgagggggggggggggggggggggggggtatgacGTTCCTGTTTGCCCTCCACCCTCTCATCCCAACCGCAGACTGCATATAGAAGATGGACGTGCCATCACCCATCAGTTAGTAAAGTCCCGTTACTAAGCCTTGAGTGTTTTGGACATTGCTATTTCACAACTGTGAAGTGGATGAAAGGAGAAACTGACACCGGCCACAAGCCAATGAGCATGCGTGGATAATTCTCCTTTCTGACCCTAACGATGACcagaatttacaaaataaactatGTTTTATTTAACAGGACTTCAGGAAACTGTTTACTGAAGTCAGAGTGCGGCAGCTGAGGGGTGTAAATGAAGCGTCGCCCCCTGCTCGTCATCACAAAGCGTGCAGGTTTACTTAAATATAGTATCGGTCTGCGGTCCAAATACGGTCCCGTCTGGCTCCagaataaagctgagaccagCAGCCAAAACTTTAAACTGACCAatgtgtgatgtcacagtggccccctccatcttttatatacagtgtgtgtggTGGCTGTCCAAAGAGATTATAGTGCGTGAACGGTCTCGTTATTCGATAATAGGCTGTGACAGGTGTTCTCCACCTGACACCTATaacctggtggggggggggctgcacgGATATGACGTCAGGTTATTAAAAACGCGCATCTGACAGGAAACAATGAGAAGAGGTTGCCACAATGTTTACCTTTCTTCCAACTCCTGGTTTGCGCTGTTTCTTTGCTCACCTGTAAGTAAGCCTTTCACACACCTTGGTAAAGAGTTGGCGCCAAACTGTAAAAGGCCCGCGTGCTCGGAAATCAAGCACGGGCGCCTCCGTCATACAAACATGTCACTTCCTCAGAGTCGCTGCTGCGGGTGTTTGTGCGCCTCCACCGGGCTCATTACTCACGAATAAGAACCGGGAGCTTCTGAAACACCGAACCCAGCAGCCGCGGACATTTACGGGgcaaagcaacagcagcagctgtcccGGAGAAAGAGCAGGCCCAGGCCCGGAGGGGACGTCCAGGGCCGGTCCCGGAGCTCGGACTGAACACGCGAGTGTACCGTTCACGTTTCTCCCGTCATACCTGCAGTCCGTGCGCCGCTGCTCGACCCAGTCCGCTCCCACGGAGGCCCACGCAGTCCTTAGAGACTCGGTGTTTTGTGTCCCAGAGCCACAGCAGGAGCATCCGGCGCTCCGTCCGATCACCAACACGCCACAACGGACCTATTGTACCGCGCGGCCCGCCGGGTCCTAAACCCCGCCGGCCGCGGCCCGCCTCCTGCTCCTTTCATGTTATCGGTGGCAGGtggtgcattaccgccaccaaGTGGGGGGAGTGTGAACTACACACCgccagcaaaacaaaacacagcgacTCTCAAGATCTTCTTCCTCggtcggctgctccctttagggggcgccacagcggatcatctgcctccacctcaCCGTATCCCAGCATCCTTCTCTGTCActtcaaccctctgcatgtcctccttcactacatccatgaacctcctctgagctcttcctcttttcctcccacctggcagctccatcttcagtatATCCACCATCCCCGCTCTGCACCgtctcagcctgcagcagctgtgattcTGTCACGTCgtcatggaccaaaatctctgagattTCCAGCAGCTTGCTGAATCGgagccatgaagaattaaagcagctctggaGGAGAAActgggtccaacccagtactagcaaggtgtacctaataaagtgtcctgTGAGTGTGCAGAAAGTTTCAAACATGAGGAATCTTACTGAAGCACATCAGAGCGGATAGAGACGGGAGATCCAGGTGAATAATTGAGAATCACGTGCTCATTAATGCAGGTCAAACAAGATATCACGCTGACCTTTGACTTCCTTACACTCACATCTGGAGTGAGAAAAAGAGAACTGAGATGTGACTCAGCAGGAAGTTACTGACAGCCTCAGTTATGCTGTTTTCCTCACATTTCCACCAGAAATGGAAAAATTCACCCGACCGCAGGAAAACGCTCAAAGCCAAATCTGCAAAAGCACAAAGACTACAAACAGATCCTTCAGCCTTTAATGGGACTTTATAAAGACATTTAAGTGTAGAAACAACAAACGACAGAAACTGCGTGCACAAGTACAAAAGGCTGGAGTCGGCGAGGAAGGGAGCACGTGAGCGATCTTCCTGTTAAACACCTACTGAGTGAGAGCTGATCATGACCTCTGAAGGCTTTAAAGTGATCTTTAGAAGCTTTTCGTGCTGAACTTCCAAAGAGGAAGCTGAGAGCTTCCCTTCTTCTTTCTGACATTACGCCCTGTTTGTGTAAAAGTTGACCACAGAGTTCGTGCTGCTGACTCGTCTCTCGTATCCAGATCATCGTTTTTTTTTGTCGGCTCGGCCTGAAACTCATTTTCATGCAGCTTTATCTTTCAGTCATTTAATTCTTGGAGTACAAAAGGACGTAACAGATAATTGATCTTTGACCAGATATCAGGATTTAAACTATTAATTTGTTTCTATACAAAAACATCATGTATAAAACAGTTattacaaatttttaaaaaaaatgattacgAGGTGCTTACATCAGAAACACAGCCACTGTTCACACATTTGATCGATTGATCGATCGCTCTCACAGTCCAGCTTTGGCCTAACGATTATCATCAGATACACAGCATGTTCCAAATATGCACATTTAAAGAGAGCAGAGACCGTTATctaaaccacacacacaaataaatcctCATCGGAAATAAAAATGGGATTTTTCATATAAAACACTCCCTCAGACATCCTTGTGCTCATATTTTTCCAGTAGGCCTATTTCACTCATTCAGcaaagctttaaataaaaatgaaacgtTTACAGCATGGAGCTACATTCACAGTGCGATGAAGCAACATGATTACCAGATACATTCATAAGAGCATCAATATTCACAGCACTGAGCGGCTAAAGGGCGAGCCCCGTCTTTCTATCACAGACTTTATCagacatttctttacattttagcCGCTCTTATTTTTTCAGTACAAAACGAGGCAAATCGATAAGTTCGGTCTGAGCTGGATGGCGTCGAGGGTGGAATCAGCTCAAACCATCTACAAGCCCATCTGCATGTCAGCAAAGTTGAAGAAGTTGTCGACGTCTCGAGATGACGTGTTTTTGTTCTCAGACACAAAAACCTGCAGGGAAAAAGAGACACGTTCACATTTGGACAGAGTTTCTGCGTGAACTCATAATAATCAGCCTGAAACATGGCGCGCTCACCTTGGTCCCGCTGAACACTTCACTGGTGATGTTCTTGCAGGCTTCAACGACTCCGTCACCATTCAGCTCGAGGGCAATGACGGGACCTGTGGTGGTAAAATATGAGAGTCACAATCCTTCAGTActccaatgtgtgtgtgtgtgtgtgtgtgtgtgtgttggtcccaaacagtctgtggatgcagaCTGATAACCAGGtgagctagcattagctgataactccaCCCTCTTGTATGAATATGGTCACTTctagaaacaaaaaaaccaacatggcagcagccaaaCACTAAAACTTAGGCTTTAAAATATGCGGTCCAAAACCAGCAGGTGGCATCATtgaagctatgtccatcttttatatgatCTATGATCAGCAGTGGAAAAACTGGCAGCGCAGCACGTTTTTATCGTGATTTAATCTTCTGGAAAACTTCAGGAAGAAGCGAGCTGAGCTGAGgtacattttcatttcaatcacatttatttaacaggACCAGCGTTTTTTCTGTTGTCCAAGAAAAATTCCGTAAAATATCTAAAGAaggaatgaaaacaaatattataTATGGCTGCcgatacagtgtgtgtgtgtgtgtgtgtgtgtgtgtgtgtgtgtgtgtgtgtgtgtgtgtgtgtgtgtgtgttttgggtacCTTTGGTGATCCACTCAGTGAGATCATCTGCATTATTCTGAAACACTCTCTTCACATCTTCAGGCCGCATCGAGACTTCTTTGGTCTGGATCAGCACGAAGCCTTTTGCGGTCGCCTGAGCACATCAGACGGGGAGACAGTTTAAAGTTCGCAGTGAGTCGTGGAGCTTTCAAAGATCTGTCAGTGAGCACGCTCAAAGACTCACCTCATCAATCAGCTTGCGGGCGTTTGCGGTGGTGTACTCTCCAGCGAAGAAGACAAAGAGGCAGGACTCCTCGCTGTCCTTGCGCCTCCCGCCTTTTGTCAGAGGCACGATGCTTCGCTCGGGGTCGCCCAAGACCCGAACCGACTTGAACTCAGACTCGGGATCCGGCACCGGAACAAAATCCAGAACTGCCGAATCCTCTGGCAGCAGGCCCCAGTTGTTCTCCCCGGACACGGGCGTGAAGTCGTGGATGTTGCTCCAGTTGTTGTTGAAGATGCTCAGCCCAGCATCCTTAAAGTGGAAGGCCAGGTCGGGGTAGTAGTACTGGAAGCAGCCGAATTTCATTCCCGTGGATGACTCGATGATGGGCTGGGTGGCGCAGCACAAGAACACCTCCATCTTTTTACAGTCCCGTGTGCGAAACTGCTGACAGGCCACCACGCACTTGATGTCTTTGCAGTCCCTGAAAAACACGCTGCCTTTGACAGGTCCCAGAACGATGCGGCAGTTGACACAGTCATCGATGGTGATGGTCGCCGAGTGGTCGAACACGTAGATGTTGCAGTTCTCGCACTCCTGGATGACGAACTGTTGGCCGTTCAGTTTGCCAGGCAGACGGCCCACCGTCACATCTTTGAGGCCGGTCAGCATGTAGTCCTTAGGGTCCACCTATGCAAAGACAGAGGACAGGATTCAAACCACTGTTTACGCTCAGAGATgcacagatgcattttttttttaattcatccatccatccatccatccatccatccatcttcttccacttatccaactCGGTCACAGGGAGCCTATGCCAGCTGccagaggcaggatacacctgGACAGGTTACCAGCCTGtcatagggctaacacagagagacagacaaccattcacacctgtgggcaatttagggtcaccagttaacctaaccacctcaactggacagccgcccttccactgagaccatttctgatgaggcttcagtgaacagtagaaggtccagatgcatctctcaggtcctgtgtcaggtctctgGTGGATTTGGTTGTTTCTTAAGGACGTGACTTTCAGACATTGTTTACCTGCCGTAGCTTTTTAGGTCTCACgcttcttttgttctccacgtgtccagttttaacagatttttaaagacacactgcacaccatgctgagatatgccaagttttcagcagCTTTCCCAGGATTACTTCTTATTGGCAGTACCTAAAGTCCGGACAGTTTGCTGCTCCATCTGCATGGAATAAATTACAAATGGATCTAAACCTGAAGGAGCCGGTctcattaaatgtttttaagacCATGTTAAAGACTTTGATACACAGATGTCTGGTTGTAAGTGTTTTAATTGATTTTGGATAAATACAGATTTCAAGTCTAACCATTTTAATTCACTTCTATGTAAACTGCTGGTGTACGTGTCTGTTTTTATGTAACTCTCTACATTGCTGCTAGTCCTGGCCAggtaaaagagattttaaatctCAGTGGGATTtgcctggtaaaataaaggtaaaataaataCTCGCTGTGAGAAAGTGCTGATCCTCAGCTACACATCGACACCGAGAAGGATTCAAATATTTGATGTCCGGGACTCCGGGAGCCCGTAGGCTGCAGTTACACCGAGCATTTTTAGAAACTACAGACAGATGTCTGTAGGACAATAAACTGTGCTGACTGACAAACTGGAGGCTGTGGGACATGAACCTGTAACAGCTTCTAGAGTGCGTGTTTGAACTCCACTGATAAATGCACACAAAGAATGACGGCTGtaatcttaatttttttaaatcatatagTCCCAAAAGTCCTGCATGTAGGTCTTTAGACCTGTTGCTGCAAACATTCAGATTTCTGTATGCCTCTGACGACAGTGCCACATCAATAAAGAATGTGTGTTATGCCCCACTGCAGCTGTGTAAAAGGGGGTCTGCGGTGCGGTGGATAGTTTGGTTTGTCACTTTTAAAGGTGCGACATCCTGAGAGTTGCTGCCTCCCTGGTGCACGGTAAACCACATGGTGTTTGGTAGTAAATCTGATAATGAGATAATGCTGGCTGCGTGGTGGaaggggtgggggtgctgtCGGCTGATAACGAGCCTCGCCATCTTAACTCGCTCCTCAGCTCGCAGTTAACACGTGAAGCTGAGTATGTGGCCGGTAGACGGCGTCTGATGACCTTCAGACTCTCTCAGGAAACGTGTTTACACACCAACACAAGGACAGAAGAACAGGGTCAATGGCTAAAAACATCTTTGTCATCATCTACCGATCGCTGATTATTAATGGAGCGCCACAGTCGTGGCGTTACAGGGACGAATCAATAACCGGGTCCCACAGGGTTCAATGCTGGGCCCACAGTTAGAATATAAAATGGTTTTAGTTTTCTTATTGAGTTTGAGTGACTTCATAGAGCCTCTTCATTATATGATATTCAGCTGTTTATGGAgcattttactgtatttaagtttttatttactGAGTGCCTTCATTTAACTTGATGTCTTCTGTTTAACTGAGCTGTTCAGAGCATTTTTACCTGATAGAGCTTTTCGTTATCAGCTGCTGCTTTGGGATAAATCTTACTGTGATCCACTTACTTGATGTTACGGGTATTTTTTTGGGTTTTGGCCTAAAACGGCTGTCTAAGCTGGAGCTTCAGCCTGTTCTGTGTACTTTAAatgacttatttattttataaagccTCATCATGGCTTCCTATCTAGCTTTTTAGAAAGAATTTTATCTTTCTATTGATTTAATTCATTATATTTtgtgatatatttatttgtatgcttttttaaaattcagatttGTACTTAGAGAGTTCCTTTTAAGCTTTCATATCTACAGAGCTCTCACTGAGCTGCTACACTTTGAGCAG
Proteins encoded:
- the rp2 gene encoding protein XRP2 is translated as MGCFFSKKSKRKSPEKEERAPTTTTVETTTTSNAVPLGNNAEEAPKQYSWDRREKVDPKDYMLTGLKDVTVGRLPGKLNGQQFVIQECENCNIYVFDHSATITIDDCVNCRIVLGPVKGSVFFRDCKDIKCVVACQQFRTRDCKKMEVFLCCATQPIIESSTGMKFGCFQYYYPDLAFHFKDAGLSIFNNNWSNIHDFTPVSGENNWGLLPEDSAVLDFVPVPDPESEFKSVRVLGDPERSIVPLTKGGRRKDSEESCLFVFFAGEYTTANARKLIDEATAKGFVLIQTKEVSMRPEDVKRVFQNNADDLTEWITKGPVIALELNGDGVVEACKNITSEVFSGTKVFVSENKNTSSRDVDNFFNFADMQMGL